From Hyla sarda isolate aHylSar1 chromosome 5, aHylSar1.hap1, whole genome shotgun sequence, a single genomic window includes:
- the COL1A2 gene encoding collagen alpha-2(I) chain — MLSFVDIRTLLLLAVTTCLVTCQSEGPRGDKGPRGEQGLPGTPGRDGEDGLPGLPGPPGLPGPPGLGGNFAAQYDPSKSGGEPGPQGIMGPRGPPGPNGPPGSQGFQGLPGEPGEPGQTGPVGSRGPSGAPGKAGEDGHPGKSGRPGERGPVGPQGARGFPGTPGLPGFKGIRGHAGSDGQKGATGAPGVKGETGANGEHGSAGQAGARGLPGERGRIGASGPAGARGSDGSSGPVGPAGPIGSGGSPGLPGAPGAKGEVGPSGNTGPAGAAGGRGEPGPPGSVGPAGPAGNPGNNGVNGAKGAAGPSGVAGAPGLPGGRGIPGPPGPAGPSGARGLVGDPGTAGSKGDTGAKGEPGISGNAGPAGPPGEEGKRGPNGEAGSSGPAGNAGIRGVPGTRGLPGPDGRAGGIGPAGNRGASGPPGARGPNGDAGRPGEPGLLGARGLPGFSGSPGPQGKEGLAGPQGIEGRSGPAGPSGPRGEPGSIGFPGPKGPNGEPGKNGEKGSQGPSGNRGAPGPDGNNGAQGPAGLTGSQGEKGEQGPSGAPGFQGLPGPGGPPGEVGKPGERGAPGDFGPAGVAGARGERGAPGESGSLGPAGITGPRGPSGAPGTDGNKGEPGAAGLNGALGPQGPAGIPGERGTAGTPGGKGEKGDAGNSGDYGSPGRDGARGPAGAGGAPGPAGGPGDRGESGPSGPSGLAGPRGTPGERGEAGPAGATGFAGPPGAAGHNGAKGERGPKGVKGELGAPGAIGPAGSTGPAGPNGPAGAPGARGDGGPSGATGFPGPAGRVGAPGPPGIGGPPGSTGFPGKDGPRGPRGDSGPVGRPGEQGHGGPQGLAGDKGPSGESGSPGSPGASGPSGVLGARGIVGLPGTRGERGLPGGPGNNGETGPSGLAGPAGNRGPSGPVGSPGPVGHAGEAGRDGHPGNDGPPGRDGLSGQKGERGYPGNTGPAGLAGAPGPVGSAGSAGKSGSRGEPGPSGPSGIVGPAGARGPSGPQGTRGDKGEAGERGGRGLDGRKGHNGLQGLPGPAGTPGETGPAGAVGPVGPRGPSGPSGPPGKEGRSGHPGSIGPVGPRGPPGFTGPAGPPGPPGPPGHPGTSGGGYEIEGGEYYRADQPARRPKDYEVDATLKSLNNQIEVILTPEGSRKNPARTCRDLRLSHPDWTSGFYWIDPNQGCTSDAIRVFCDFSTGETCIHSNPDSIPQKNWYINKSNKEKKHIWFGETINGGTQFEYNDEGITSKDMATQFAFMRLLANHASQNITYHCKNSIAYMDGETGNLKKAIVLQGSNDVELRAEGNSRFTFSVLEDGCTRRTGEWGKTVIEYRTNKPSRLPLLDIAPLDIGGADQEFGIDIGPVCFK, encoded by the exons GTGAA GGCCCAAGAGGAGATAAAGGCCCAAGAGGAGAacag GGACTTCCAGGAACTCCAGGAAGAGATGGTGAAGATGGACTCCCAGGCTTACCCGGACCCCCAGGCCTTCCCGGACCCCCTGGACTCGGCGGA aatTTTGCAGCTCAATATGACCCATCCAAATCAGGTGGTGAACCCGGACCTCAG gGTATCATGGGACCAAGAGGCCCCCCAGGACCCAATGGACCCCCT GGTTCTCAAGGTTTCCAAGGACTTCCAGGAGAGCCTGGTGAACCCGGTCAGACT GGTCCCGTAGGCTCCAGAGGTCCCAGTGGTGCCCCCGGAAAAGCTGGTGAAGAT GGTCACCCCGGCAAATCTGGAAGACCTGGTGAGAGAGGCCCAGTTGGACCCCAG GGTGCCCGTGGCTTCCCCGGAACTCCTGGTCTCCCCGGATTCAAAGGAATTAGA ggACATGCTGGCAGCGATGGACAGAAGGGAGCTACTGGTGCCCCTGGTGTCAAG GGTGAGACTGGTGCTAATGGTGAACATGGATCTGCAGGTCAGGCT GGTGCACGTGGTCTCCCTGGTGAGAGAGGTCGCATTGGAGCCTCCGGCCCTGCT GGTGCCCGCGGAAGTGATGGTAGCTCTGGCCCAGTCGGACCTGCT GGTCCCATTGGTTCAGGTGGATCCCCTGGTCTCCCTGGTGCCCCTGGTGCTAAG GGTGAAGTAGGACCTTCAGGTAACACTGGCCCAGCTGGTGCTGCTGGAGGAAGAGGTGAGCCTGGACCCCCTGGTTCTGTTGGCCCTGCTGGACCTGCT ggcAACCCTGGTAACAATGGTGTCAATGGAGCAAAGGGTGCAGCT GGTCCTTCTGGTGTAGCTGGTGCTCCTGGTCTTCCTGGAGGTCGTGGTATTCCTGGACCTCCTGGACCTGCTGGACCTTCTGGAGCCAGAGGTCTTGTT GGAGATCCTGGTACTGCTGGTTCTAAGGGAGATACTGGAGCAAAGGGTGAACCT GGTATTTCTGGTAACGCTGGCCCCGCTGGTCCTCCCGGAGAGGAAGGAAAGAGAGGACCTAATGGAGAGGCTGGATCTTCTGGTCCCGCTGGAAATGCTGGAATTAGA GGTGTTCCTGGAACTCGTGGTCTGCCTGGACCTGATGGTAGAGCTGGCGGCATT GGCCCAGCTGGTAACCGTGGTGCTTCTGGTCCTCCCGGAGCAAGAGGTCCCAATGGAGATGCTGGACGCCCTGGAGAGCCTGGTCTTCTTGGAGCAAGA ggtcTTCCCGGCTTCTCTGGAAGTCCTGGTCCTCAAGGCAAAGAAGGTCTTGCT GGTCCCCAAGGTATTGAGGGTCGTTCCGGTCCTGCAGGTCCATCTGGACCCAGAGGTGAACCTGGTAGCATTGGATTCCCTGGACCCAAAGGTCCAAAT GGTGAGCCCGGAAAGAACGGAGAGAAGGGAAGCCAAGGGCCTTCTGGAAACAGA ggAGCCCCAGGTCCCGATGGAAACAATGGTGCTCAAGGTCCTGCTGGTCTTACT GGATCTCAAGGAGAAAAGGGTGAACAAGGTCCATCTGGTGCCCCAGGCTTCCAG GGTCTTCCAGGTCCCGGTGGTCCTCCAGGAGAAGTTGGCAAGCCCGGTGAAAGA GGTGCCCCTGGTGATTTTGGCCCTGCTGGTGTTGCTGGTGCAAGA GGTGAACGTGGTGCCCCTGGTGAGAGTGGATCTCTTGGACCTGCTGGTATTACCGGACCCCGTGGTCCATCTGGTGCCCCCGGAACTGATGGAAACAAA GGAGAGCCTGGTGCCGCTGGTCTGAACGGCGCTCTTGGACCCCAAGGCCCTGCTGGAATCCCAGGAGAGAGAGGTACAGCTGGAACCCCAGGAGGCAAGGGCGAAAAG GGTGATGCTGGCAACTCTGGAGATTATGGTAGCCCCGGAAGAGATGGTGCTCGT GGTCCCGCCGGTGCTGGTGGTGCCCCAGGTCCAGCTGGAGGTCCCGGTGACAGG GGTGAATCTGGACCCTCTGGTCCTTCTGGACTCGCTGGACCCCGTGGTACTCCT GGTGAACGTGGTGAAGCTGGTCCTGCTGGTGCTACTGGTTTTGCTGGACCTCCT GGTGCTGCTGGTCATAATGGTGCTAAAGGAGAGAGAGGCCCCAAGGGAGTCAAAGGAGAACTTGGTGCTCCCGGTGCAATCGGACCTGCTGGATCTACCGGCCCCGCC GGACCCAATGGACCTGCTGGAGCCCCTGGTGCTCGTGGTGATGGTGGACCCTCT GGTGCAACTGGATTCCCTGGCCCTGCTGGAAGAGTTGGTGCCCCCGGACCCCCT gGTATTGGTGGCCCTCCTGGCTCAACTGGTTTCCCTGGCAAAGATGGTCCAAGAGGCCCACGTGGTGACAGTGGCCCAGTAGGTCGTCCTGGTGAGCAAGGTCATGGTGGCCCACAAGGTCTGGCTGGAGACAAAGGTCCTTCTGGAGAATCTGGTAGCCCT GGTTCCCCTGGTGCTTCCGGTCCCTCTGGTGTTCTTGGTGCACGTGGTATTGTCGGTCTTCCCGGTACAAGAGGAGAGCGCGGTCTTCCTGGAGGACCTGGTAACAAC GGTGAGACAGGTCCTTCTGGTCTTGCCGGTCCTGCAGGTAACCGTGGTCCATCTGGTCCCGTTGGTTCTCCTGGTCCCGTTGGCCATGCTGGTGAAGCCGGTCGTGAT GGCCACCCTGGTAATGATGGACCTCCTGGTCGTGATGGTCTCTCCGGCCAAAAG GGAGAGCGTGGATACCCTGGTAACACTGGCCCCGCTGGTCTTGCTGGCGCTCCTGGTCCCGTTGGTTCTGCCGGTTCTGCTGGTAAATCTGGAAGCCGTGGTGAGCCT GGTCCCTCTGGTCCTTCTGGTATAGTTGGTCCTGCTGGTGCAAGAGGCCCCTCT GGTCCCCAAGGTACTCGTGGTGACAAGGGTGAAGCTGGTGAGAGAGGAGGCAGAGGTCTTGATGGTCGCAAAGGACACAATGGTCTGCAAGGTCTTCCCGGTCCCGCT GGTACTCCAGGAGAGACTGGTCCCGCTGGTGCTGTTGGTCCAGTTGGTCCCCGT GGTCCTTCTGGTCCATCTGGTCCCCCAGGCAAAGAGGGTCGTTCTGGACACCCAGGCTCCATTGGTCCAGTTGGTCCCCGTGGTCCACCTGGTTTCACTGGTCCCGCT GGTCCTCCTGGTCCCCCTGGTCCTCCTGGCCACCCTGGTACATCTGGTGGTGGATATGAAATTGAAGGCGGTGAATACTACAGAGCTGACCAACCTGCTCGCAGACCCAAGGATTACGAAGTTGATGCTACTCTGAAATCTCTGAATAACCAGATCGAGGTCATCCTGACCCCAGAAGGCTCAAGAAAGAACCCAGCCCGCACCTGCCGTGACTTAAGACTCAGCCACCCAGACTGGACTAGCG GATTCTATTGGATTGACCCCAACCAAGGCTGCACTTCTGATGCCATCAGAGTATTCTGCGACTTCTCCACCGGTGAGACCTGCATCCACTCCAACCCAGACAGCATTCCACAGAAGAACTGGTACATCAACAAATCCAACAAGGAGAAGAAGCACATCTGGTTCGGTGAAACCATCAACGGCGGGACACAG TTCGAATACAACGATGAAGGCATCACTTCCAAGGATATGGCCACTCAATTCGCCTTCATGCGTCTGCTGGCTAACCATGCCTCTCAGAACATCACCTACCACTGCAAGAACAGCATTGCCTATATGGACGGAGAGACTGGCAACCTGAAGAAGGCCATCGTCCTGCAGGGATCCAACGACGTCGAACTCAGAGCAGAGGGCAACAGCAGATTCACATTCAGCGTTCTTGAAGACGGCTGCACG AGACGTACAGGAGAATGGGGCAAGACAGTCATCGAATACAGAACTAACAAACCATCACGCTTACCCCTCCTGGACATTGCACCTTTAGACATTGGTGGTGCCGACCAAGAGTTTGGAATAGACATTGGCCCAGTCTGTTTCAAATAA